A part of Kitasatospora acidiphila genomic DNA contains:
- a CDS encoding spermidine synthase family protein, producing MTTDQLPTRDQSGEPVVLDRRDGPFGEVVLRRRGADHEIIANGCFLMDTADGRSERLLVDAALQRLTAERPSVLIGGLGVGFSLARAAAEPRWGAITVAEREPAIIDWHRTGPLGEISGAALADPRVTIRQVDLVDYLAGTEDRYDALCLDIDNGPDWTVTDSNDGLYGPAGLAAARARLHPGGILAVWSARPSTAFEDALRAAEFADVQTVEIPVSRGVPDVVHLGRRP from the coding sequence ATGACCACCGATCAGCTGCCGACCAGGGACCAGTCCGGTGAACCCGTGGTGCTCGACCGGCGCGACGGCCCGTTCGGCGAGGTGGTGCTGCGCCGGCGCGGGGCCGACCACGAGATCATCGCCAACGGCTGCTTCCTGATGGACACCGCCGACGGCCGCTCGGAACGGCTGCTGGTCGACGCCGCGCTGCAGCGGCTCACCGCCGAGCGGCCGTCGGTGCTGATCGGCGGCCTGGGGGTCGGGTTCTCGCTGGCCCGTGCCGCCGCCGAGCCGCGCTGGGGCGCGATCACGGTCGCCGAGCGGGAGCCGGCGATCATCGACTGGCACCGCACCGGCCCGCTCGGGGAGATCTCCGGCGCGGCGCTGGCCGACCCCCGGGTGACGATCCGCCAGGTCGACCTGGTCGACTACCTGGCCGGCACCGAGGACCGCTACGACGCGCTCTGCCTGGACATCGACAACGGCCCGGACTGGACGGTCACCGACTCCAACGACGGCCTCTACGGCCCGGCCGGCCTGGCCGCCGCCCGGGCCCGGCTGCACCCGGGCGGCATCCTGGCGGTGTGGAGCGCCCGACCCTCCACCGCCTTCGAGGACGCCCTGCGCGCGGCGGAGTTCGCGGACGTGCAGACCGTGGAGATCCCGGTGAGCCGCGGTGTGCCCGATGTGGTGCA
- a CDS encoding type II restriction endonuclease subunit M, whose protein sequence is MLLLDAAATQPAGAAGGRDRIDWPELHRTVLDTWTGFDRAVRQGEPLPAERPGVHRVLDAIDLLDDETDLAPARHLPPPTAPGGARELDRLRDRLAEELTALAALDRQLPAVTEPAEPAGTPLTTLGELARTGVLEVYSSGQGPATLPPPSAGGGTSRPPGWGRTPVAVDGAAGIPVLTDQDLTDDQPPAAVLDGDGGAVLRARPGDVLVPVLGGGTALVVRPGEPADGAALGARLHLLRPDPELLDPEYLAGRLRSTAGSRWASSHASTTTRLDVRRVQLPRLPIERQRELGEAFRRAAAFETRLRRAARLGSLLAQGLTDGLADGELTVR, encoded by the coding sequence TTGCTGCTGCTCGACGCGGCCGCCACCCAGCCGGCCGGTGCCGCCGGCGGCCGCGACCGGATCGACTGGCCCGAACTGCACCGCACCGTGCTGGACACCTGGACCGGCTTCGACCGGGCGGTCCGCCAGGGCGAGCCGCTGCCCGCCGAACGGCCGGGCGTGCACCGGGTGTTGGACGCCATCGACCTGCTCGACGACGAGACCGACCTGGCCCCGGCCCGCCACCTGCCGCCGCCCACCGCCCCCGGCGGCGCCCGGGAGCTCGACCGGCTGCGCGACCGGCTCGCCGAGGAACTGACCGCCCTGGCCGCCCTGGACCGGCAGCTGCCCGCCGTCACCGAGCCCGCCGAGCCGGCCGGCACCCCGCTCACCACACTGGGCGAGCTGGCCAGGACCGGCGTGCTGGAGGTGTACTCCTCGGGCCAGGGACCGGCCACCCTCCCCCCGCCTTCGGCCGGTGGGGGTACCTCCCGGCCGCCAGGCTGGGGGCGGACCCCCGTGGCGGTAGACGGCGCCGCCGGCATCCCGGTGCTGACCGACCAGGACCTGACCGACGACCAGCCGCCCGCCGCCGTGCTCGACGGCGACGGCGGCGCGGTGCTGCGCGCCCGGCCCGGCGACGTCCTGGTGCCGGTGCTCGGCGGCGGCACCGCCCTGGTGGTCCGGCCCGGTGAGCCGGCCGACGGCGCGGCGCTCGGCGCCAGGCTGCACCTGCTGCGCCCCGACCCCGAACTGCTCGACCCCGAGTACCTGGCCGGCCGGCTGCGCTCCACCGCCGGCAGCCGCTGGGCCAGCAGCCACGCCTCCACCACCACCCGGCTCGACGTCCGCCGGGTCCAGCTGCCCCGGCTGCCGATCGAGCGCCAGCGCGAGCTCGGCGAGGCGTTCCGCCGCGCCGCAGCCTTCGAGACCAGGCTGCGCCGCGCCGCCCGGCTCGGCAGCCTGCTGGCCCAGGGGCTCACCGACGGCCTGGCGGACGGCGAGCTGACGGTACGTTGA